DNA from Ictalurus punctatus breed USDA103 chromosome 7, Coco_2.0, whole genome shotgun sequence:
tctctttatctatctctctatctgtattGTCTCcttgcctgtctctctctctctttctctctttgtgtaTCCACTATTTTGGATGTTAATGACACTGTATTTATAGAAAGTGAAGGTGTGACTCCATTTGAAACTCATAAAATCATTTATAAAGTAATAAAGAGTTAACAAGTGTAATACAGAATATGGTTCTgggtgtgtcactgtgtgtgtgtgtgtgtgtgtgtgtgtgtgtgtgtgtgtgtgtgtgtgtgtgtgtgtgtgtgtgtgtgtttgtgtgtgtcagcagtTACATTGCTGTTTACCTAAACTGGAAGTAGAAGCAAATAAAGTGATGAGATTCTTAGTAAGAAAGAGAGGGTTGAACTTCAGTTCCTGTAAGAGCGATTAAACTCTCAGAAGGAGAACATGTGAGAATTTCATCAGGAAGCtgaaggtcagaggtcacatcTCCACCCATATCACtgacacctgtctctctctccacttcctCTTGGCTGGAACTCGGAATGAATTACTCATTACATCATCAGCAAACTGCTGTGGACGGAAAATGACCGAGATCATTTTCACTTCAgtgtacctgtctgtctgtctgtctgtctgtctgtctgagatCATGTTCACTCAGTGTACCTGTCTAACATAATCTCTGCTTTCATCTGCCTCAAATACATCCAACAGGGTTTTATATTCACTCTCACTGCAGCCTAATGCTAGCTAACGAGGTTTTTAaaacgttttttaaaaacagttttgcCATGAAATTTATACAAACACAACAGACCAACATTTAAGATTGATTGCTTGCATTTATTCCTCAGTGTTATTGAATTCTCAAATGTGATTggtagaaggtgttgattaattctctataacagcagcactgacaaTAGCACAactgcaaatcacagctttattcataattaatgtggtcattatcgtttctatagtaacggctcattcacagggacgtgtacagcagaTGCTCAGCTCGTAATAAACGGATTAAGAaacatgtgtaattgttgaGATGGTGAAGTTGAGTGTAAtgtatgtaacatttatggaaggagtctccagtgtcagcgcgttgtaatagtcagaggtaaagctgtaacttttcagGCAACTTCGGGGGGGGGCAGAAGCgagagaggggagaggggggagcgcgacagagagggagtgagagagagagcgagagatagggggggagggaggaggggggagagggagaagggGATCGGGAAAGGGGGGGAGCgcggagagagaaagagatagagagatagggagaaaggagagagagagagagagagagagagagagagagagacgggaaaGGGGGGGgaagggaacgagtgtttacagctgctataaaaaaaaaaggtgagaaCAGCAACTAACTAATTTCCCTGAACAtaaactgtaactataaacagatttaaagtgTGAAGTTGTTGTTCAGTAACTCCAGCAAGTCTGACTTTATTATATCGTGTCTTTATTCCATTAATTATTACATGTAACAATTAAAACATCTGTTTTCCCTAACAGAAAAACCCCTGACGTAACCAGAGGTGATGTTGTATTCTCGCGGTATTCAGCGGGATTTAAAATTTAAACGGAGTTAACATCATTTCCGCTTTGGTGTTTCTTAACTTCCGGAACGCAAACTTTCCGTCGAGAGGAAATTTActcggctttttttttttattttatttattttttttattaaagtttattGTGTATTCTACACTGAGATTATAAAATGTCGGGTGTTTTATCCCCAAGTGTGTCGGCTCAGGCTCCGGGCGGTACCGCGGGGATTGTGATCGGAGATGCGGTTTATTCGGGAGTTTTGTTggccatagacagctctctggtgcCGGAGGAGAAGCGCTCGGATACTCCGTCCATGCGGGACGGGCTGGAGCTCCACACCGAGACCGAGTTCAGGATCCTGGGTTGTGAATTCATCCAGTCCGCGGGGATCCTCTTGAGACTCCCACAGGTCACAGCTTTAGTCTAATTTAACTTCATAAAACTTTATAAGTCTTTGTAAAACATCTTTATATAAATAACTGCTAACTAGCATCGCTGGCATGAGCTAATCTggctttgttattatttttaaacattaatgtcCAGTTTCCCGTTAATCACGTGATTTTGTGCCAACGTTTGctgttattttttcttttttactattattattatcatcattgtCTTGTTTATTTCGGTGTGCAGATTTTTAGGTTTAAAACACTTACAGTTATAGATAAAACATCTCACATCCGGTTTATCTATATTTGCCAGGTTGCTATGGCGACGGGACAGGTCCTCTTTCAGCGGTTCTTTTACTCCAAATCTTTCATAAAACACAACTTTGAGGTAAACAAGACCCTGCCGTGACGTCATAGCTCTAACACACTGTGGTACTGAACCTGAGGTGaataaacttgtgtgtgtgtcagatcgTGGCCATGGCGTGTGTGAATCTAGCCTCTAAGATCGAGGAGTCTCCGAGGAGGGTGCGTGACGTCATCAACGTGTTCCATCACCTGAAGCAGGGAGGAGGAAAGAGGTAACtccatcataatcatcatcatcacgctCCGCTCAGGGGTCGTGTCACTGTGAACACTGAGGGATtagttagtttgtgtgtgtgtgtgtgtgtgtgtgtgtgtgtgtgtgtgtgtgacagaaatATTCCACTGTTCCTGGATCAGAATTACATCAACACCAAAAACCAGGTGATTAAAGCAGAGCGGCGGGTGCTGAAGGAGCTTGGCTTCTGCGTCCACGTTAAACACCCGCACAAGGTAAAGTCACATTGCAGAGACCAGATTAATTCGCTGCACAACCGGATCACACAGCCGGAACCTTCCGTACTGCTCCAGGTTCGGATacatgttggtgtgtgtgtgtgtgtgtctgtctgtgtgtgtgtgtgtgtgtgtgtgtgtgtgtagatgatcGTGATGTATCTGCAGGTGCTGGAGTGTGAGAAGAATCAGATCCTGGTGCAGACGGCCTGGTGggtgaagttatgtgtaattaCAGCTTTATTAACACCGCACTCAGGTTATAACGGGTTAATACACGCTTTGTAGCTCTGCACTTTATCCTAACACCATCACCATGCTGGGGTTTTAGGTCATGCTGCAGTAATGGGGGAgggggaagggggcggggcttccaggcaGCAGCAGTTAACATGGAATGATTTTATATCGCACAAGTCCACTGTACAGCATGTTCAggagtgtgttggtggtgttttACAGGAACTATATGAACGATGCGCTCAGGACCGATGTGTTTGTGAGGTTTGAACCGGAGACCATTGCGTGTGCCTGTATCTACCTGGCTGCTCGGGCTCTACAGGTGAGCGCGCACACACCACTACTTCTTGTTTACAAACCTCGCCCCCTGTGGTTCATTTCCCGTCGTTCAGTACAGAAGAGACTAATTAAACTgagtcctggtgtgtgtgtgtgtgtgcgcgcactcAGATTCCTCTCCCCACCAACCCGCACTGGTTCCTCCTGTTCGGAGCATCGGAGTCGGAGATCAGGGACATCTGCATCAGCACGCTGAAACTGTACTCCATGAGGAAGGTACGATACTAATTTGCTAATACTTTCACACACTTTAGCCTGGGGGTGGGGCCCACACATGGCCTCTCTAACACTGATCAGCGTGTATTGCGTGTTGAACACGTAAGAgggtgtgaatacttttgcacatTAGCAGATTTTTGTGAAATTCATCAGTGTTGTCGTGCTGTTACTTCATAAAGAGCAGATCGTTAGGGGCGGAGTTTGACCTTTTTAACttgaagagaaggagaaaatgaACGATCTCCTGCTGCTTTGTCTCTCGCTAGTGTGAACGAACATACACACAGGATCCAGTTGTTCAgcaactgtacacacactgttctAGAAGATAAAATACACATTCTACAGTGCAGAACACACTTTATTAAATTACTGATGCAGTGTTTCTGCACACTGAAAGATGAtctttctcgtgtgtgtgtgtgtgtgtgtgtgtgtgtgtgtgtgtgtgtgtgtgtgtgtctgtctgtctcacagcCGGACATTGCACAGTTGGAGAAGGAGGTGGAGAAGAGGAAGGTGTTTCTGGAGGAGGAGAAACTGAAGGTGAAGGGTGTGAACTACAGCATCACTCCGGCTCTCAAACCCAACACCACCTTCTCTCCTGCTTCTaaacctggtgtgtgtgtttgctacatctggggtgtgtgtgtgtgtgtgtgtgtgtgtgtgtgtgtgtgtgtgtaaaattaacaGAGGTTCTCTGCTCAGGTTCTCCAAAGGAAGTGAAAACTGAAGAAAAcggtgaggagagagaggagcggCACCTGAACTCCAAAAGCCCAATGAccaggtgcgtgtgtgtgtggccaggATTTAGAGTTTTACTGTATAGAAGgtaattgtgtatgtgtgtgtgcgtgcgcgtttTCCTTCAGAGTAAAGAAGGAGGAGGGTGGAGTAGTACAGAATGGCCACACTGCCTCCAGGGGGCGCTCTCCATCCCCCTCTCCGCACACACGGTGAGTCCGTTACCATGGAGACCTGAGAGTGGGTGTGGTTACTGTCAGTCATTAATGCGTGACATGTTTTTTCCTCCTTAGGCAGAGTCACTCAGGAACCTACAGCTCTCCCAGCAGCCCCAGCCCGTCGCCGCGGCAACACCGAAGTAAGAGAGATCAGAGTCGCCACGCAGACAGACGGAGACGCTCCCGCTCCCTCAGTGACTCACGGGGTCGTCACCGCGACGACGGGAAACGCAAAAGCAAAAGCGAGCACCGGGAGAGAAGAGAGCAGGAGCGGTCACATGATCGCGGAAGGTCACGTGATTACAGGCGTAAAGACGAGAGCAGAACACGTTCCTCACATTCTCGCCACAGCAGGTGACCTTCCCGTCTCAGAGGATTCTGATTGCTTGTGTCAGCAAACCGGTAAGAATGTACAGGAGGCGGGGTTTAGAACAGAACAAACATATTGCTGTTGCTACTGCTCGTGCTAGCTATTTATCTAGCTAACATTTAGCTGCGTGCTTTAGCTACAGCTAGAGACACCAAAACAAAGTGTGAACAAAGGCCCAACGTTACGCTGGTCACATGTAACGAATACGTAACTCCGCCTCTTGTGCATTTTCATTGGTTGTTGCACATAGCCAATCCGAATCCTTTCAGCCTTGACATGAGGCTTCCAGTGGGTGGAGCTCTGGTTCTAGATTTGGGACTATCCACATATGCGACTTCCTGTCGCATGGGCATGCTGGGAAAGCAGGAGGTGTTTCTTATTCACTAGCGAGCTTCACATTGAAGAGCTGAAACACGTCCCGTCAGACTTGAATTATGGATGTGAGTGTATCAGGgaaaaacgtgtgtgtgagcAACATGTGCACGTGTGATGATGGAGCACAGCTGGATTTCTGCGCTCTGTCCTACACACTTCCTCACTTTTTCCATCAAGTTTGTATCTTTATaatcttttaataaaatgtttctcaCTGAGAGTCAGAGCTGTGCCGTGTTTTTGGGTTCTTGGTCGGTTCTCCTGTGTAAACGtggcggtgatgatgatgatgatgatgatgatgtcactcGGTGGGTGTGGGTGCGATCCTGCGGATGTGTGTGTAGGACTTCCTGAGCGTCACACTGCCATGGTGCGAGACACCGCGGGGCAGCACGCACTCCTCCGTCAGCGTGTTCTTGTCCGGGTCCCAACAAAGAACCGTAGCGATGACGCCGTTCTTGTCGTCCCTCCCACCAGTGATGAAGAGTTTATTACAGCACGCCGAGAGCCCACAACTCGCCCGCTCACTGCCCAGCTGTGTGACCAACGTCCACACGTCCACGCCAGGACTGTAGCTGAACAACGCCTTCATTGCCCCgccttcagagagagagagacgggtgtgTAGTCAGAGAGCCCAAGTAACAGGGATAGAGAAATACAAGTAGACTGATATGTAtggggaaagagagacaggtacAGATAGTTCAGTatggaatagagagagagagacaggtgggtaagtggggaaagagagagataggtgggtaagggaggggaggagacagacaggtaaggagtgagtgagaggagGTTGCGTTACCCACGACGTAGATGGAGTCTCTGAAGGTTACAGCATTGGTGCACTTGGCTTCGATGGGCATGGGGCTTTTTAATGTCCACTTATTGGCTGCTGCATGGTAACACTGCAGGCTGTTGGTGGCCAGTTTCCCATTCGGTCCACCGCCGATGACGTACACGCAGTTTCCGTAACTAGCGGCAGAAAAGGAGCTGACGGCGATTAGCAGAGGAGCAGCCTGAGGGGGAGAAGATCCAAAATAGTGGCGTGAGAATCACACACAGcagatatttattaataaacccttttattcactcactctcacacacacacacacacacacacactgacctctAGCTGACCTTAACTTCGTCTCGGTAACGGACACTGAGCGTAACCGCATGGAGTTGTGTAACAGTGAGACTTTCTAAATCGTTACGTCGTAAAAAGTTCTGAATCACCTCTGTCCAGCTGTTGTGAAAGGGGTCGTAGGCCTCCACACTGCTGAGTCTCTGACCACCGTCGAATCCCCCCATCACATAAACCTTCCCCCCCAACACAGCCATCTTGTGTCTCCAGCGCCCCGTGCTCAGGTACTCCACCTGGATCCACTTGTTGAGCGAAGCGTTGTACTTCCACACGTCGTGCTGCGTCTCTTTACCACCTGACACATGGGGGAACGATGCACATGCAGTGACCTCCGGCtgcattacatttataaacactTTCCTTTCTCTTCTCACCTGAGAGGTAAACTTCATTTCGGAAGGTGACGCAGGCAAACTCCACCCACTTCCTGGTGTCGCACTCAGACTCTGCGTCGGTGCCGGGCAGTTTGGCCACCTCCAGGCGACTGCGGCGCAGGGGGTCCAGACATGTCACCTCCGAAACAAACTTCTCATCTTTAGTGCAGCCGCCGATGATCACAAACACCTCCGACTGGTACTGATGGAGGCGGGGCTTAGTGCGCTCTGAAATCACctgtacgtacacacacacagttgcagcCCACATGCTGTAATGACACGTCTATCAGACAATagtgtttgggacacagccgatgtaaggtgtgtacgtgtgtacagtgtgtgtgtatgcgtgtaaaCAACACCTCGCTCCCGGACAGGTGATAAGCACGAGCCTCCTGTAGAAGCGGGAAAATCTCAGTGCAGGAGCGGATCATGGCGTCGCTCTCCACCTTCTCCAGGAAGTAGCAGGGTTCTAGCAGCGGGAGTCTCACATGAGCGAGAACCTGGGCCAGTGAGGGCAGGCGCTCTGCGTGACGCGCCTTTACCCAGCGCATGGCCGCCTCgtacacacactcctcatcGTTCACAGCCAGCTCGTCTCTCTGCAGCAGCTCCACCAGCACGTCCAGCGGCAGCTCCAGCACCTCCTCGTGCTCCACCACATTCCCAAAGTTCTGCACGATGTACTCATGCACACGAGCCTTCAGCTCCACCAGCGAGTGTGTGTCGGCCAGACGCAGAACCCCAACACAGTTCTCTGGGTAAAGTGACTCGGCCAGGAAACGAGCGCATGCCTGCATCACTCGCGGGAACTGCAGCCGACCAATGAGAACGggttttaattaatatttataatcagtagagaagaaaagaaaaaaaagaaattgatggagtaaacaaaactaaaaacagattAAGCAACATaatatattgaatattaaaaaatactgaacagaaagaaatgaatcttgGAAAGAAATAgaattaaaatgaacacactataataatcacacacaaccacactaataatcacacacacacactaataatcacacacactataataatcacacacactataataaacacactatatcacactataataatcacacactataataatcacacacactataataaacacactataataatcacacacactataataaacactatatcacactataataatcacacactataataaacacactataataatcacacactataataaacacactataataatcacacactataataatcacatacactataataaacactataataatcacacacactataatagtcacacactataataatcacacactataataatcacacactataataatcacacacactataataatcacactataataatcacacacactataataatcacacactataataatcacactataataatcacacacactataataatcacacacaataataatcacacacacactaataatcacactataataatcacac
Protein-coding regions in this window:
- the LOC108267566 gene encoding cyclin-L1, which encodes MSGVLSPSVSAQAPGGTAGIVIGDAVYSGVLLAIDSSLVPEEKRSDTPSMRDGLELHTETEFRILGCEFIQSAGILLRLPQVAMATGQVLFQRFFYSKSFIKHNFEIVAMACVNLASKIEESPRRVRDVINVFHHLKQGGGKRNIPLFLDQNYINTKNQVIKAERRVLKELGFCVHVKHPHKMIVMYLQVLECEKNQILVQTAWNYMNDALRTDVFVRFEPETIACACIYLAARALQIPLPTNPHWFLLFGASESEIRDICISTLKLYSMRKPDIAQLEKEVEKRKVFLEEEKLKVKGVNYSITPALKPNTTFSPASKPGSPKEVKTEENGEEREERHLNSKSPMTRVKKEEGGVVQNGHTASRGRSPSPSPHTRQSHSGTYSSPSSPSPSPRQHRSKRDQSRHADRRRRSRSLSDSRGRHRDDGKRKSKSEHRERREQERSHDRGRSRDYRRKDESRTRSSHSRHSR
- the klhl6 gene encoding kelch-like protein 6; this encodes MSDSVEKSSDSPAQMESTGAGGLTNTPLQERLDDESVIFNDTSLSAQIHAELQGLRLDHCLTDVVLSVQDEKFSCHRAVLAAASLYFRAMFCTDLREKHEQCVNIQGIDAEDMKILLDYTYTSKVHITKDNVQKTLEAASLFQFPRVMQACARFLAESLYPENCVGVLRLADTHSLVELKARVHEYIVQNFGNVVEHEEVLELPLDVLVELLQRDELAVNDEECVYEAAMRWVKARHAERLPSLAQVLAHVRLPLLEPCYFLEKVESDAMIRSCTEIFPLLQEARAYHLSGSEVISERTKPRLHQYQSEVFVIIGGCTKDEKFVSEVTCLDPLRRSRLEVAKLPGTDAESECDTRKWVEFACVTFRNEVYLSGGKETQHDVWKYNASLNKWIQVEYLSTGRWRHKMAVLGGKVYVMGGFDGGQRLSSVEAYDPFHNSWTEAAPLLIAVSSFSAASYGNCVYVIGGGPNGKLATNSLQCYHAAANKWTLKSPMPIEAKCTNAVTFRDSIYVVGGAMKALFSYSPGVDVWTLVTQLGSERASCGLSACCNKLFITGGRDDKNGVIATVLCWDPDKNTLTEECVLPRGVSHHGSVTLRKSYTHIRRIAPTPTE